One window of the Lipingzhangella halophila genome contains the following:
- a CDS encoding Dps family protein, translating to MAVESSAKAAEHHGSQPALHQKGEEIQSFGTVRQLPVGLSHDARMYSCQRLNKILADTQILYSLYKKHHWLMRGPTFYQLHLLLDKHAGEQLTLVDALAERVQTLGGVAVGDPRHVAELTVIPRPPNGAEEIPAMLSRLLEAHETILVASHDAAAKAAEQGDDGTNDLLVSQVVRTGELQAWFLAEHLVETPLVRA from the coding sequence ATGGCGGTCGAATCCTCCGCCAAAGCCGCGGAGCACCACGGCAGCCAACCAGCGCTACACCAGAAGGGTGAGGAGATCCAGAGCTTCGGGACGGTCCGGCAACTGCCGGTGGGACTGTCCCACGACGCGCGGATGTACTCCTGCCAGCGCCTCAACAAGATCCTGGCCGACACCCAGATCCTGTACAGCTTGTACAAGAAGCACCACTGGTTGATGCGGGGGCCGACCTTCTACCAGTTGCACCTGCTACTCGACAAGCACGCCGGCGAGCAGTTGACGCTGGTGGACGCACTCGCGGAACGCGTACAGACACTCGGTGGCGTCGCGGTCGGCGACCCGCGGCACGTGGCCGAACTGACGGTGATCCCCCGCCCGCCGAACGGGGCGGAGGAGATCCCCGCGATGCTGTCGCGCCTGCTGGAAGCGCACGAGACGATCCTCGTCGCGTCGCACGACGCCGCCGCCAAGGCGGCAGAACAGGGCGATGACGGCACCAACGACCTACTCGTCTCCCAGGTCGTCCGCACCGGCGAACTGCAGGCCTGGTTCCTGGCCGAGCATCTGGTCGAGACGCCACTGGTGCGCGCCTGA
- a CDS encoding GNAT family N-acetyltransferase: MTSAEIRIGGPADVPRLAEVSRAAFALFGQAGLDLPPDDPEAELSGAGRLLVAEFPGPEGGPLAVGFAQLVELDGHAHLAEISVHPDYGRRGVGSALLEAACADAAGRGLAAMTLTTFRDVPFNGPWYARMGFTELPREQWGAELAAQWRAEEGLLVAPRVVLCRELF; encoded by the coding sequence GTGACCAGTGCCGAGATCCGGATCGGCGGGCCCGCCGACGTTCCCCGCCTGGCGGAGGTCTCCCGCGCCGCGTTCGCCCTCTTCGGGCAGGCCGGCCTGGACCTGCCTCCCGACGATCCGGAGGCGGAGCTTTCCGGCGCCGGCCGGCTCCTCGTCGCCGAGTTTCCGGGGCCCGAGGGCGGTCCGCTGGCTGTCGGCTTCGCGCAGTTGGTCGAGCTGGACGGGCACGCGCACCTGGCGGAGATCAGCGTGCACCCCGACTACGGGCGGCGGGGTGTGGGCAGCGCGCTGCTGGAGGCGGCGTGCGCCGACGCGGCCGGGCGCGGGCTGGCCGCGATGACCCTGACGACCTTCCGGGACGTGCCGTTCAACGGGCCGTGGTACGCGCGTATGGGCTTCACGGAGCTGCCCCGCGAGCAGTGGGGCGCCGAGCTCGCCGCCCAGTGGCGCGCCGAGGAGGGCCTGCTAGTCGCGCCGCGAGTCGTGTTGTGCCGCGAACTGTTCTGA
- a CDS encoding GntR family transcriptional regulator — translation MSNQNDVPEFNPQGPQLVYVAVADHIAARIESGELRTNARLPSERVLAEEYGVAYLTVRRAMQELRERGLIVTVHGKGTFVAEPGESE, via the coding sequence GTGAGCAATCAGAATGATGTTCCCGAGTTCAACCCGCAGGGGCCGCAGCTCGTCTATGTCGCCGTGGCGGACCACATAGCGGCTCGCATCGAGTCGGGAGAGCTGCGGACGAACGCGCGCCTTCCTTCGGAGCGAGTCCTGGCCGAGGAATACGGCGTGGCGTATCTGACCGTCCGGCGCGCGATGCAGGAGCTGCGGGAACGGGGACTGATCGTGACCGTGCACGGCAAGGGCACATTCGTTGCCGAGCCTGGCGAATCTGAGTAG
- a CDS encoding TIGR03557 family F420-dependent LLM class oxidoreductase, producing MRIGYKLFAEGYSPQELVRQAERAEEVGFDFVEVSDHFHPWLYSHGHSGFAWSILAAVAMRTRWIELATGVTCPFLRYHPAIIAQAAATTALLCDGRFTLGLGSGERLSEHVVGKGWPAVGQRHEMLRESVQIIRLLWSGGYHSFEGKHLQLEDAQVFDLPETPPRIVVASGGPDSAKIAAEHGDAIFTTEPRADLVAAYREAGGDGARYAEVPLAWADDESTALRSAREMFRFSVPGWKVMAELPNPVNFEAATELVTEDDMAGPFGYGPEAADHLTVAQRFVDAGFDHLTLVNAGPDPEGFFDFFAKELDEPIRTLTPNG from the coding sequence ATGAGGATCGGTTATAAGCTCTTCGCGGAAGGTTACTCACCCCAGGAGCTCGTGCGGCAGGCGGAACGCGCCGAGGAGGTCGGGTTCGACTTCGTTGAAGTCAGCGACCACTTCCACCCCTGGCTGTACAGCCACGGCCACTCCGGATTCGCCTGGTCAATCCTTGCCGCCGTGGCCATGCGGACGAGGTGGATCGAACTGGCCACCGGGGTGACGTGTCCCTTCCTGCGCTACCACCCGGCCATCATCGCCCAGGCCGCGGCCACGACCGCGCTACTCTGCGACGGCCGCTTCACGCTGGGACTCGGTTCGGGTGAGCGGCTCAGCGAACACGTCGTCGGCAAGGGGTGGCCGGCGGTCGGCCAGCGTCACGAGATGCTCCGCGAGTCGGTGCAGATCATCCGGCTGCTGTGGTCGGGTGGCTACCACTCGTTCGAGGGGAAGCACCTCCAGCTGGAGGACGCCCAGGTCTTCGACCTTCCCGAGACACCGCCCCGGATCGTCGTGGCGAGCGGTGGCCCCGACTCCGCGAAGATCGCCGCCGAGCACGGCGACGCGATCTTCACCACCGAACCGAGGGCGGATCTCGTCGCGGCCTACAGGGAGGCCGGCGGCGACGGGGCACGCTATGCGGAGGTGCCCCTGGCCTGGGCGGACGACGAGTCCACGGCCCTTCGGTCGGCACGCGAGATGTTCCGCTTCTCGGTGCCCGGCTGGAAGGTCATGGCGGAGCTTCCCAACCCGGTCAACTTCGAGGCGGCGACGGAGCTCGTCACGGAGGACGACATGGCCGGGCCCTTCGGCTACGGCCCGGAGGCCGCGGACCACCTGACCGTGGCACAGCGGTTCGTCGACGCCGGCTTCGACCACCTCACTCTGGTCAACGCCGGCCCCGATCCCGAGGGGTTCTTCGACTTCTTCGCCAAGGAACTGGACGAACCGATCCGCACGCTGACCCCGAACGGGTGA
- a CDS encoding phosphatase PAP2 family protein → MSEIAWGLASDKTAIMLAVALLTMTVLAAGPLHPIDNFVNTYPRPLWDEIRVFLILWLDTVASRFVALPVLGVTALHFAYYHRSWRPVILGVVGVFGMVCLVASMKLLFSRSHPRTYDPSFFSDLGSVSFPSGHGANAILIYGLVLFMIIRYKAARPHVVQRLALCIVGIALLQSAVSVYLHFHWFTDLATGMIAGGLALRLTIRLDRMIPEGRTRFWWPWLGGSFWGGREQQQVHSGGPAAH, encoded by the coding sequence GTGAGCGAGATCGCGTGGGGCCTCGCGTCCGACAAGACCGCCATCATGCTCGCGGTGGCCCTCCTCACCATGACGGTACTGGCCGCGGGACCACTGCACCCGATCGACAACTTCGTAAACACGTACCCGCGACCGCTGTGGGACGAGATCCGGGTGTTTCTCATCCTATGGCTCGACACGGTCGCCTCGCGTTTCGTCGCGCTTCCGGTTCTGGGCGTGACGGCGCTGCACTTTGCCTACTACCACCGGTCCTGGCGGCCGGTGATCCTCGGCGTGGTGGGCGTGTTCGGGATGGTCTGCCTCGTTGCGTCGATGAAGCTGCTGTTCTCGCGCAGCCACCCGCGCACGTACGACCCGAGCTTCTTCTCCGACCTGGGATCGGTGTCCTTCCCGTCGGGGCACGGCGCCAACGCCATCCTGATCTACGGCCTGGTGCTGTTCATGATCATCCGCTACAAGGCGGCCCGACCGCACGTGGTGCAGCGCCTCGCCCTGTGCATCGTCGGGATTGCGCTCCTGCAGTCCGCGGTTTCGGTGTACCTGCACTTCCACTGGTTCACCGACCTCGCGACCGGGATGATCGCCGGCGGCCTCGCGCTGCGGCTCACGATCCGGCTCGACCGCATGATCCCCGAAGGCCGCACAAGGTTCTGGTGGCCCTGGCTCGGGGGGAGCTTCTGGGGCGGCCGGGAGCAGCAGCAGGTGCACTCGGGCGGACCGGCGGCGCACTAG
- a CDS encoding GntR family transcriptional regulator, whose protein sequence is MVDLPERPDDPARLSRNPLREQIRRVLVDGLLAGRWQPGERIVERRVAAELNVSQAPVREALRELEALRLIESVPNKGARVRDFGVADMAEIYPVRAGLELVAAELAAQRLARDPRPLEREVEALKRASSTGDIEEQIKHSVEFHREVVRAAGNSVLLHTWESLGVEVWTALSVRWLDMELHAKAADHARITEAFRSSDPQVGRMLSDHVLNYVEAALRTRDSVH, encoded by the coding sequence ATGGTCGACCTGCCCGAGAGGCCGGATGATCCGGCCCGCCTGTCCCGGAACCCGCTTCGGGAGCAGATCCGGCGGGTGCTCGTGGACGGCCTCCTGGCCGGCCGCTGGCAACCGGGCGAGCGGATCGTCGAACGGCGTGTGGCGGCCGAGCTCAACGTCAGCCAGGCACCGGTGCGCGAGGCACTGCGCGAGCTGGAGGCGCTCCGGTTGATCGAGTCGGTGCCGAACAAGGGAGCCCGGGTCCGCGACTTCGGGGTGGCGGACATGGCCGAGATCTATCCCGTCCGGGCCGGCCTGGAGCTGGTCGCGGCGGAACTCGCCGCGCAGCGCCTGGCCCGCGACCCCCGCCCGCTGGAACGCGAGGTCGAGGCGCTGAAGCGGGCGAGCTCCACCGGCGACATCGAGGAGCAGATCAAGCACAGCGTCGAGTTCCACCGCGAGGTCGTGCGGGCCGCGGGCAACAGCGTGCTGCTGCACACCTGGGAGTCCCTGGGGGTCGAGGTGTGGACTGCCCTCTCGGTGCGCTGGCTCGACATGGAGCTGCACGCCAAGGCAGCGGACCACGCCCGGATCACGGAAGCGTTCCGCAGCAGCGACCCTCAGGTCGGGCGGATGCTCAGTGACCACGTCCTGAACTACGTCGAGGCTGCCCTGCGGACCCGCGACTCCGTCCACTGA
- the pdhA gene encoding pyruvate dehydrogenase (acetyl-transferring) E1 component subunit alpha, whose protein sequence is MADTAKPKGGGTAKGSRGRRQNQKNESPNLADESSKDLLDHYRRMLLIRRFEERTGQAYTQARIGGYCHLNLGEEATVIGLTSALHERDYLFTNYREHGYAIAKGMSPRGVMAELYGRTTGVSKGWGGSMHMFDTETRLLGGYGIVGGQLPLATGAALAVTYRGGDEVVMCQMGDGTTNIGAWHESLNIASLWNLPIVYVVVNNFTGMGTTVEMASAEPDLYKRGSAFRIEGKRVDGRDVLAVRDTTTELVERARSEQRPFLLEAFSYRMKGHSVVDPAKYRTQEQADEARDRANDPVAIFAEKLEEAGVLTEDTKKEIADSVREEVADAADFAENSPHPDVSTLFDYTYATPVANESKRMPADPVFAE, encoded by the coding sequence ATGGCTGATACGGCCAAGCCGAAAGGCGGCGGCACGGCCAAGGGTTCGAGGGGCCGCCGGCAGAACCAGAAGAACGAGTCCCCGAACCTCGCCGACGAGTCGTCGAAGGACCTCCTCGACCACTACCGTCGAATGCTGCTGATCCGACGGTTCGAGGAACGCACCGGCCAGGCGTACACCCAAGCCCGTATCGGCGGCTACTGCCACCTGAACCTGGGCGAGGAGGCCACCGTCATCGGCCTCACCTCCGCGCTGCACGAACGCGACTACCTGTTCACCAACTACCGCGAGCACGGTTACGCCATCGCGAAGGGCATGAGCCCGCGCGGCGTCATGGCCGAGCTCTACGGGCGCACCACCGGGGTGTCCAAGGGCTGGGGCGGGTCCATGCACATGTTCGACACCGAAACCCGGCTCCTCGGCGGGTACGGCATCGTCGGCGGGCAGCTCCCTCTTGCCACCGGCGCGGCGCTCGCCGTCACCTACCGCGGCGGCGACGAGGTCGTCATGTGCCAGATGGGCGACGGCACCACCAACATCGGCGCCTGGCACGAGTCGCTGAACATCGCCTCCCTGTGGAACCTGCCGATCGTCTACGTGGTGGTGAACAACTTCACCGGTATGGGCACGACCGTGGAGATGGCATCCGCCGAGCCCGACCTGTACAAGCGGGGGTCGGCGTTCCGGATCGAGGGCAAGCGTGTCGACGGCCGCGATGTTCTCGCGGTGCGCGACACCACGACGGAACTGGTCGAGCGCGCCCGCTCCGAGCAGCGCCCCTTCCTGCTCGAAGCGTTCAGCTACCGGATGAAGGGGCACTCGGTGGTCGACCCCGCCAAGTACCGCACCCAGGAGCAGGCGGACGAGGCGCGCGACAGGGCGAACGACCCGGTCGCGATCTTCGCGGAGAAGCTGGAAGAGGCCGGAGTCCTGACCGAGGACACCAAGAAGGAGATCGCCGACTCGGTGCGCGAGGAGGTCGCCGACGCCGCCGATTTCGCCGAGAACAGCCCGCATCCCGACGTCTCCACGCTCTTCGACTACACCTACGCGACCCCCGTGGCCAACGAGTCCAAGCGCATGCCCGCCGACCCGGTGTTCGCAGAGTAG
- a CDS encoding alpha-ketoacid dehydrogenase subunit beta: protein MSVITYRQALRDTLRAEMLRDEDVFLIGEEIGVFEGSYKITEGLLKEFGERRVRDTPIAEEGFVGSAIGAAMLGLRPVVEVMTINFSLLAIDQIINHAAKVYGMFGGQTSVPMVIRTPGGGGQQLGATHSQNIELFYSFVPGLKVLAPSNPADAAGMLRAAIRDDDPVLLLENLGLYNSKGEVAEDDEPVAEIGRAAVTREGSDITLIGYSRMAALATQVAENLAAEDISVEVVDLRSLRPLDRETIVESVCKTGSAVIAEDDWLTYGIGAELAATIQEGAFDFLDAPVRRVAMAEVPLPYAKPLESAALPSAESVTTAIKETLNAVGRRVG, encoded by the coding sequence ATGTCTGTGATCACCTACCGTCAGGCGCTGCGCGACACGCTGCGGGCCGAGATGCTCCGCGATGAGGACGTCTTCCTCATCGGCGAGGAGATCGGCGTCTTCGAGGGCTCCTACAAGATCACCGAAGGGCTGCTCAAGGAGTTCGGCGAGCGCCGGGTCCGCGACACCCCCATCGCCGAGGAAGGCTTCGTCGGCTCGGCTATCGGCGCGGCCATGCTCGGGCTGCGGCCGGTCGTCGAGGTCATGACGATCAACTTCTCGCTGCTCGCGATCGACCAGATCATCAACCACGCCGCGAAGGTCTACGGCATGTTCGGCGGGCAGACCAGCGTGCCGATGGTCATCCGCACCCCCGGCGGCGGCGGACAGCAGCTCGGCGCGACGCACTCGCAGAACATCGAGCTGTTCTACTCCTTCGTCCCCGGCCTGAAGGTGCTCGCGCCGAGCAACCCCGCTGACGCGGCGGGCATGCTGCGCGCCGCCATCCGCGACGACGACCCGGTGCTGCTGCTGGAGAACCTCGGCCTGTACAACTCCAAGGGCGAGGTCGCCGAGGACGACGAGCCGGTCGCCGAGATCGGCCGCGCCGCGGTCACCCGCGAGGGCTCCGATATCACGCTGATCGGCTACTCGCGTATGGCGGCGCTCGCCACCCAGGTCGCGGAGAACCTGGCCGCCGAGGACATCAGTGTTGAGGTTGTCGACCTGCGCAGTCTCCGCCCCCTCGACCGCGAGACGATCGTGGAGTCGGTGTGCAAGACCGGCTCCGCCGTGATCGCCGAGGACGACTGGCTTACCTACGGGATCGGTGCCGAGCTCGCGGCCACGATCCAGGAGGGCGCGTTCGACTTCCTGGACGCCCCGGTTCGCCGGGTCGCCATGGCCGAAGTGCCCCTGCCGTACGCCAAGCCGCTCGAATCGGCGGCTCTGCCGTCCGCCGAATCGGTCACCACCGCCATCAAGGAGACCCTGAACGCCGTGGGCCGGCGCGTCGGGTGA
- a CDS encoding dihydrolipoamide acetyltransferase family protein, translating to MTDIYMPRLSDTMEEGVISSWVKKVGDKVDPGDILVEIETDKAVMEYEAYDEGYLVKQSVSEGDTVPIGAVIGILGDSPDAVPEESGTTEAPAGESAAEQATTEQATTEQAPAQEETREPAPAPAEGEAAPAGPASADGGPRPRTSPLARRLAREHGLDITQIKGSGPKGRVVRADIEAAAKEQAAPAAEPAAAPTERAPAPAPAAQEAYDDGRDSEEVTVSNIRKVIARRLLQAKQTVPHFYLRRTIDAEALKDFRAQVNAQLESTGNKVSFNDLIVKAAATTLRLHPEVNASWVDDKLLLHRRVNVGVAVAVQEGLVVPVLHDTDKTPLSGIAAKSRELAEKARDGKLKPQEMSGGTFSVSNLGMYGMDSFSAVINPPEAAILAVGAMRQQPVVRDGEVVARNTINLELSVDHRAVDGAVGAAFLKELAEVLEEPMRIIL from the coding sequence ATGACTGACATCTACATGCCGCGCCTCTCCGACACCATGGAGGAGGGCGTCATCAGCTCCTGGGTGAAGAAGGTCGGCGACAAGGTCGATCCGGGCGACATCCTGGTCGAGATCGAGACCGACAAAGCGGTCATGGAATACGAGGCCTACGACGAGGGGTACCTCGTCAAGCAGTCGGTCAGCGAGGGCGACACGGTCCCGATCGGCGCGGTGATCGGCATCCTCGGCGACAGTCCGGACGCTGTGCCCGAAGAGTCCGGGACCACCGAGGCCCCGGCCGGGGAATCCGCGGCCGAGCAGGCCACGACCGAGCAGGCCACGACCGAGCAGGCGCCCGCCCAGGAGGAGACCAGGGAACCGGCCCCCGCACCCGCAGAGGGCGAAGCCGCACCCGCCGGCCCTGCCTCTGCCGACGGCGGACCGCGCCCGCGTACATCACCACTGGCCCGCCGGCTGGCCCGCGAGCACGGCCTGGACATCACGCAGATCAAGGGCTCCGGCCCGAAGGGCCGCGTGGTGCGCGCCGACATCGAGGCCGCCGCCAAGGAGCAGGCCGCTCCCGCGGCCGAGCCCGCGGCCGCACCGACCGAGCGGGCACCGGCGCCGGCGCCCGCCGCGCAGGAGGCTTACGACGACGGCCGCGACTCCGAAGAGGTCACGGTCAGCAACATACGCAAGGTGATCGCGCGCCGCCTGTTGCAGGCCAAGCAGACCGTGCCGCACTTCTACCTGCGCCGGACCATCGACGCCGAGGCGCTCAAGGACTTCCGCGCCCAGGTCAACGCGCAGCTGGAGAGCACCGGGAACAAGGTCAGCTTCAACGACCTGATCGTCAAGGCGGCCGCGACCACGCTCCGGCTGCACCCCGAGGTCAACGCCTCCTGGGTGGACGACAAGCTGCTGCTGCACCGCCGGGTCAACGTCGGGGTGGCGGTCGCGGTGCAGGAAGGCCTGGTGGTCCCGGTCCTGCACGACACCGACAAGACCCCGCTCTCCGGGATCGCGGCGAAGAGCCGCGAGCTCGCCGAGAAGGCCCGCGACGGCAAGCTCAAGCCGCAGGAGATGAGCGGCGGCACGTTCAGTGTCAGCAACCTGGGGATGTACGGCATGGACAGCTTCTCTGCCGTCATCAACCCGCCCGAGGCCGCGATCCTGGCGGTGGGCGCCATGCGGCAGCAACCGGTGGTGCGCGACGGCGAGGTCGTGGCGCGCAACACCATCAACCTGGAGCTCTCGGTGGACCACCGCGCCGTGGACGGCGCGGTGGGTGCCGCGTTCCTCAAGGAGCTGGCCGAGGTCCTGGAAGAGCCCATGCGGATCATCCTCTGA
- a CDS encoding alpha/beta hydrolase, producing the protein MSHETSVPGARAVPVGPPVPFDPDVAAVLAALRDSVPRTTLDALPALREQGSEMAQLVTADQLRRAGAFEVQERTVPGPAGAPDVPLLVCVPTGTTGPLPVLFYIHGGGMVAGDNRVGLPELQELTGYEAAIVSVDYRLAPEHPHPAPVEDCYAGLVWTAENTADLGIDPDRILVAGSSAGGGLAAATALLARDRGGPALVGQMLMCPMLDDRNDTPSSVQMAGLGIWDRGENEVGWTALLGAACGGPDVSPYAAPARATDLSNLPPAYIDVGSAETFRDEDVAYATRIWQAGGIAELHVWPGGCHSFEAVAPHAAISVASQRARTAWLRRTLSY; encoded by the coding sequence ATGAGCCATGAGACCAGCGTGCCTGGCGCGCGGGCGGTGCCGGTCGGCCCGCCGGTGCCCTTCGACCCCGATGTGGCAGCGGTCCTGGCGGCCTTGCGCGACTCCGTGCCCCGAACCACCCTGGACGCCCTCCCGGCGTTGCGCGAGCAGGGCTCCGAGATGGCGCAGCTGGTCACCGCGGACCAGTTGCGTCGTGCGGGCGCTTTCGAGGTCCAGGAGCGCACGGTGCCGGGGCCGGCCGGAGCGCCCGACGTCCCGCTGCTGGTCTGCGTGCCCACCGGTACGACCGGACCCCTGCCCGTGCTCTTCTACATCCACGGCGGGGGCATGGTCGCGGGCGACAACCGTGTCGGGCTGCCCGAGCTGCAGGAGCTGACCGGCTACGAGGCCGCGATCGTGTCCGTGGACTACCGGCTGGCGCCCGAGCACCCCCATCCCGCGCCGGTGGAGGACTGCTACGCCGGGCTGGTGTGGACCGCTGAGAACACCGCCGACCTGGGCATCGACCCGGACCGGATTCTTGTCGCGGGCAGTAGCGCCGGCGGTGGCCTGGCAGCGGCCACCGCACTGCTGGCCCGTGACCGGGGCGGCCCCGCGCTGGTCGGGCAGATGCTGATGTGCCCCATGCTGGACGACCGCAACGACACCCCGTCGTCGGTGCAGATGGCCGGGCTCGGCATCTGGGACCGCGGCGAGAACGAGGTCGGCTGGACGGCGTTGCTCGGTGCGGCGTGCGGTGGCCCGGATGTGTCGCCCTATGCCGCCCCCGCCCGGGCCACCGACCTGTCGAACCTGCCCCCGGCCTACATCGATGTCGGCTCGGCCGAGACCTTCCGGGACGAGGACGTCGCCTACGCCACCCGCATCTGGCAGGCCGGTGGCATCGCCGAACTGCACGTCTGGCCCGGCGGTTGCCACTCTTTCGAAGCCGTCGCCCCGCACGCGGCGATCTCCGTCGCCTCCCAGCGGGCACGCACGGCCTGGCTGCGCCGGACCCTGTCCTACTGA
- a CDS encoding NUDIX domain-containing protein has product MTTSSNAPPGTRMTNAAVAIIPGPYEWTLTFVLQNRGVFAGHWLLPGGEINPGESAEHAARREAAEEAGVRAGALAPTGIYDVRGRDDDVPFWFRLHVYRSLIPCDIPADFVADPTEVSQVSQTYPHEILPHPTDMAILNDAGLADYDPGLVDRLLAADGVAMSRVDAT; this is encoded by the coding sequence ATGACGACCTCTTCGAACGCACCGCCCGGAACCCGGATGACCAACGCCGCAGTGGCCATCATCCCGGGGCCGTACGAGTGGACCCTGACCTTCGTCCTGCAGAATCGCGGCGTCTTCGCCGGGCACTGGCTGCTGCCGGGCGGCGAGATCAACCCGGGCGAGAGCGCGGAGCACGCCGCGCGAAGAGAGGCCGCCGAGGAGGCCGGGGTCCGCGCCGGGGCGCTCGCGCCGACCGGCATCTACGACGTGCGGGGGCGCGACGACGACGTTCCGTTCTGGTTCCGGCTGCACGTCTACCGGTCCCTCATCCCGTGCGACATCCCGGCGGACTTCGTCGCCGACCCCACCGAGGTGTCGCAGGTCAGCCAGACGTATCCGCACGAGATCCTGCCGCACCCCACGGACATGGCGATCCTGAACGACGCCGGTCTCGCCGACTACGATCCCGGCCTGGTGGACCGCCTGCTGGCGGCCGACGGCGTCGCCATGTCCCGAGTGGACGCCACATAG
- a CDS encoding SPFH domain-containing protein, which yields MKTTNPTGTGIEMPEPKYRERTAFGMPGFGFALAELAVFAVGAALVVIGAVAGTIALVVLGALAALLAAIAFHGLTIVAPNEARVVQFLGRYIGTVRQDGLRWVLPLTTRTAVSTRIRNHETSVMKVNDADGNPIDIAAVVVWQVQDTARAVFEVDDFVQFVATQTEAGVRHIANRYPYDSYSSGNRSLRDNAEEITEQLSVELTERVASAGVRIVEARFSHLAYAQEIAQAMLQRQQAGAVVAARRQIVDGAVGMVDLALKRLSEEEVVELDEERKAAMVSNLLVVLCSDRPANPVVNTGTLYQ from the coding sequence ATGAAGACGACGAACCCCACGGGAACGGGTATTGAGATGCCCGAGCCCAAGTACCGCGAGCGCACCGCATTCGGGATGCCGGGCTTCGGCTTCGCCCTTGCCGAGTTGGCGGTGTTCGCGGTCGGCGCCGCGCTGGTGGTCATCGGCGCCGTGGCGGGCACCATCGCCCTGGTCGTGCTCGGCGCGCTCGCCGCGCTGCTCGCCGCAATCGCGTTCCACGGGCTGACCATCGTCGCGCCCAACGAGGCCCGCGTGGTGCAGTTCCTCGGGCGCTACATCGGCACCGTCCGCCAGGACGGGCTGCGCTGGGTGCTCCCGCTGACCACCCGTACCGCGGTGTCCACCCGGATCCGCAACCACGAGACCTCGGTGATGAAGGTCAACGACGCCGACGGCAACCCGATCGACATCGCCGCCGTTGTGGTGTGGCAGGTGCAGGACACCGCGCGGGCCGTCTTCGAGGTCGACGACTTCGTGCAGTTCGTGGCCACCCAGACCGAGGCCGGGGTGCGGCACATCGCCAACCGCTACCCCTACGACTCCTACAGTTCGGGGAATCGGTCGCTGCGGGACAACGCCGAGGAGATCACCGAGCAACTTTCCGTGGAGCTCACCGAGCGCGTCGCCTCCGCCGGAGTGCGCATCGTGGAGGCACGCTTCAGCCACCTGGCCTACGCCCAGGAGATCGCGCAGGCGATGCTGCAGCGCCAGCAGGCAGGAGCGGTCGTCGCCGCCCGCCGGCAGATCGTCGACGGTGCTGTCGGCATGGTCGACCTGGCGCTGAAGCGGCTCTCCGAGGAGGAGGTCGTGGAGCTCGACGAGGAGCGCAAGGCCGCCATGGTCAGCAACCTCCTGGTGGTCCTGTGCTCGGATCGTCCCGCCAACCCGGTCGTCAACACCGGGACGCTCTACCAGTAA
- a CDS encoding PH domain-containing protein — MTPPPADTARASGELRLRPPRHRVERRAIAYWTLRAGLISGAIVVEPAIAAAVLQFVEAPPLLVIGLWILTAVAAVPALAFIVTMPQWRYRVHRWETTDDAVYTLAGWLWQEWRVAPMSRIQTVDTQRGPLQRLFGLATITVTTASAAGALRIDGLDAERAAEIAERLTEATQAVQGDAT, encoded by the coding sequence ATGACACCACCACCGGCAGACACTGCGCGAGCGAGCGGGGAGCTTCGGCTGCGACCACCGCGCCACCGTGTGGAGCGCCGCGCCATCGCGTACTGGACCCTGCGCGCCGGTCTCATCTCGGGCGCGATCGTGGTGGAGCCCGCCATCGCCGCCGCGGTGCTGCAGTTCGTGGAGGCCCCTCCGCTCCTGGTCATCGGGCTTTGGATACTCACCGCGGTCGCGGCCGTTCCCGCTCTCGCCTTCATCGTGACCATGCCGCAGTGGCGCTACCGGGTGCACCGCTGGGAGACCACCGACGACGCCGTCTACACCCTGGCCGGGTGGCTCTGGCAGGAATGGCGGGTGGCCCCGATGTCCCGCATCCAGACCGTGGACACCCAGCGGGGTCCGCTGCAGCGCCTGTTCGGGCTGGCCACCATCACCGTCACCACCGCCTCCGCCGCCGGCGCGCTGCGCATCGACGGCCTGGACGCCGAGCGCGCCGCTGAGATCGCCGAGCGCCTGACCGAGGCCACCCAGGCAGTACAGGGGGACGCGACATGA